Part of the bacterium genome is shown below.
ATTCTTAACGTTATACTGGAAAAGGAAAAGGGTGGAGAAGAGGAAACTTTGAAGAATCTTACACTTCAACAGTTTCTACAGCTCGTAGCGATGGAGGGCAAGTCCTGTGAAATTGTTGTTACCACATCGGAAGGCGAAGGAAAAATTTTCTTCGAGGATGGTGAGGTAATTAACGCTTCCATAGGGAACCTGAGGGGTGAAGAGGCGTTTACTCGTATTATGAGAGAGCCTGAAAGCTCTTTCAAGGTGAAATGGGGAAGCCCAAAGGTTAAGCGGGAAATTCAGAAACCATTCCACGCACTTTTACTTTCCGCGGCGGTTCAGAAAGATGAAGAAGTGGTGGGGCAAGAGGAAATATCAGGACTTGATCTTCAGGCTTTATCTGAGCTTTTTAAAGATGAAGGTGTTGCAGAGGGTGAAGCGGAAGAAAAAGTTCAAGTTCCTGAAGCCGAAGAGAGTTTTGAAGTTAAGATAGAAGAATTACCGGCAGAAGTTGAAGAAAAAGCTGCTGAAGAAGCGGGGGTAGAAGAGAAGGAAGAAGGCACCGTAACTCTTGAAGAGGTGGAGAGCCTGTTAGAGGGTTTGAGTGTGGGTGCAGCGCCTGCTGAAGAGGAAAAGGTAGAAGTTAAAATAGAAGAGGTATCAGAAAAGGAATCAAAAGTCCCTGCAAATGAGAAAAAAGTCGCTGAAAGTGAAGTAGAAGCGGCTACATCTGAAGTTAGTGCTGTCTCATCAAAGTTGAGTCAGGAACTTAAGGAGAAATTCTCAGCAGTCGTTAAAGAAATCTCTGACATTCAGGCTCTTGTTGCTGTTGACGGTGAGGGTAATATCCTCAATGTAGTAGAACGAGTTACTACAGGAATTACTCAAGTTATAAAAACTTGGGCCCCTGCTTTTAGAAATATTATCCAAATAGCCTCTAAAACTCCCGTCGGGACGATAAGGGATATTACGCTCTCATCCGATAAACATCATCTACTGATCACAGAGGCGAAAAATGGAAATTTAATCGTAATTGCAGTAATTCCTATAAAAAGTATGAAGATAGCCCTTGTGAAAATAAAGGTGAAGGAGCTTATAGCGGAATTAGCTAAGGCAATATAAATTTCGTACCACTGGCTTTATAATTCAGCTGGGAGAGTGCTGTGTTAATAGATTTCAAGAAGCATGAGATAAAGTTCAAAATTGTTTATTATGGTCCAGGTTTAAGCGGAAAAACCACCAATATCAAGAAAATTTATGAGAGGTTTATGGGCAAGAAAGGACAACTTTTGTCCATTGATACACGAGGTGAAAGAACCCTCTTCTTTGACCTTCTCCCCCTTGAACTTCCGATTTTGAAGGGATATAAAACTGTATTCAGTCTTTATACTGTTCCAGGTCAGGTATTCTATAAGCAAGCAAGGAAGCTGGTCCTAAAAGGTGCAGATGGTATAATTTTTGTAGCTGATTCTGACAAAGAAAGACTTGAAGAGAACATCGCGATCTATAAAGAAATGCATGATACCCTTCAGGAGTTTGGTATGTGGAGCGCAACCAAGAAACTTCCCATTTTAGTTCAATATAACAAGAGGGATCATCCTGATGCGCTACCAGTCTCGGTGCTGGAGGAGAAGGTAAACCTTTACAAATACCCATATGTTTTAGCAATAGCCACAGAAGGCAAAGGTGTTTTTCAAACTTTACAAATGATGATTAACGAAGTAGTTAAAACCTCTTTACGTCAACAGCAGCTTCATTTTCTACTTCAACAGCAGAAAAAGTAGACAGGAATAATTTAAACTAAAAAACAATAGCCAATAAAACTAATAAAATGGAATACGCTCTTAGCATTTATTTGCTTTCGCTTTCTAACCTATTTCTTCGGAAATTAGGGTAATGCTTCCTTGAACTTGGGTGCAAATTTTCCCATCAATATTTTAGTAACACCCCAATTCCCTTTCCTTGTCAATACAACTATGTGCACGTAATTAGAATCTGGTATTATTCTTATTATGATGAAGTATTCACCTGTGGTGAGGAGAACATCTTCACAAATCCCGAGACCAGCACTTTCCGTTGCAGACATTGCTTTTCGAGCCACTTCTGTCAAATAGGCAAGGGGAACAGTCACATCAATTGATTCGTCAGTAGTGTGCCCCGTAATAGGAATTGCGTCATCCAGATTAACTATCATTGACATGAGTACTTCGTCTACGTTGTTCAGGAATTCTTGCATTACATCATCAATCTTTGCCATTTTTTAAACTCCTCCTTTTTCCTGTATCTTTCTTAAAGCCATTCTTTCAAAAATTTCCCAATTTCTTCCCCCTTCACCGCCCGAGGCAATTCCTTTCATTCTTAACTCCAAGATCTCCCTTTTCGTTGCATATGCCAGGGCGGTTTCTTCTGAAATGTAACCTAACTTGTACCAGTAATATAGAGATTGGTCAAAGGTTTGCATTCCATATGGTATGTAACCATCGGCAATGGCATCAAAAATTTCGTGGGTTCTTTTTGGGTCGAGAATCATTTCTCTTATGCGCGCGGTATTTACCATAACTTCACAAGCAGGAATCCTGCCGGGTATGTCATCTCGTGGAATTAGCCTTTGTGAAACAATTGCCTTTAAAACCGATGCGAGTTGATGCCTTATCTGCTCCTGTTGGTGAGCGGGAAATATACTGACAATTCTGTTGATGGTCTCTCTGGCATCAAGAGTGTGTAGCGTAGATAAGACTAAATGTCCTGTTTCTGCAGCAAGTAAAGCGATAGACGCCGTTTCTTCATCTCTGATTTCTCCTACCATTATGACATTTGGATCCTGTCTCAGTGCTTCTCTGAGTCCATCCGCAAAACTTCTTACATCGAGTCCAACTTCTCTTTGGCTTATAATGCTTTTAATATCCCTTAAAAGATATTCAATTGGGTCCTCGATAGTTATAATATGTGCTGCTTTATTCACATTGATATGGTTTAAAATGGCAGCAAGGGTCGTGGATTTCCCTGAACCCGCCACGCCCGTAACGAGTATTAACCCCCTATCCTCAAGTGCTATTTTTTCTAAAACAGTGGGGAGGTTAAGGTCTTTAATGTTTTTAATGAGAGGCGGAATTGCTCTTATTGCAAAGGACCAAGTACCCCTCTGGCTGAATATGTTTACCCTAAATCTTCCAATGTTTGGAAAGCTAAAAGCAACGTCTATGCTAAATCTTTCCCCGAGTTCTTTTTGTTTTGCAGGTGTTAGATAAGTTCTTATGAGTTCTTCAGTGTCCTCTCTTGTGACAACAGGATAATTTTCTCTAAAATAGAGTTTTCCATATATTCTAAAGATGGGCGGATGCCCCACCTTTATGTGTACGTCTGATGCTTCTTTATCTTTAGCATCTAAAAGGAGTTTCTCCAAATCAATTCCCATAGCGCTTAAATTTTAATTGTTTTTTCGCTTAGAGTCAATTGATGGCAGTCTTTTTAAGTTTATATGGTTCACCATTCCGTTTTAATTTCAAGAATTTTACTGCTTTGTTGTTGGATATTCGTTTTCAAGAATCAATGGGGTACCGTAGAAAGCAAAGTTCTCTCTCAGTTTATTTTCAATGTATCTCAGCTCATTGCTTTTTAACCTTGCATCTGTTAGTATTTTAAATTTTGGGGGTCTTATATCTTCCTGCGAAATTTTTATAATGGTTTTTGAGAAAGGAAAGTTTTTTTGAAGGAAATGATGAAATTGCAGAAGCTCTCTTTTGCCTAATTTTCTCTCCCAAGATTTTTTTGCTTGCTTGACAACTTCTTTGAGTAAACCTATTCCTTCGCCCGTAACGGTAGACGTA
Proteins encoded:
- a CDS encoding GTPase domain-containing protein; translated protein: MLIDFKKHEIKFKIVYYGPGLSGKTTNIKKIYERFMGKKGQLLSIDTRGERTLFFDLLPLELPILKGYKTVFSLYTVPGQVFYKQARKLVLKGADGIIFVADSDKERLEENIAIYKEMHDTLQEFGMWSATKKLPILVQYNKRDHPDALPVSVLEEKVNLYKYPYVLAIATEGKGVFQTLQMMINEVVKTSLRQQQLHFLLQQQKK
- a CDS encoding PilT/PilU family type 4a pilus ATPase codes for the protein MGIDLEKLLLDAKDKEASDVHIKVGHPPIFRIYGKLYFRENYPVVTREDTEELIRTYLTPAKQKELGERFSIDVAFSFPNIGRFRVNIFSQRGTWSFAIRAIPPLIKNIKDLNLPTVLEKIALEDRGLILVTGVAGSGKSTTLAAILNHINVNKAAHIITIEDPIEYLLRDIKSIISQREVGLDVRSFADGLREALRQDPNVIMVGEIRDEETASIALLAAETGHLVLSTLHTLDARETINRIVSIFPAHQQEQIRHQLASVLKAIVSQRLIPRDDIPGRIPACEVMVNTARIREMILDPKRTHEIFDAIADGYIPYGMQTFDQSLYYWYKLGYISEETALAYATKREILELRMKGIASGGEGGRNWEIFERMALRKIQEKGGV
- a CDS encoding response regulator, whose amino-acid sequence is MPIKVLLVDDEEDILWGLSEELTRHKIEVETASNGLEALEKIKKKSFDFLVTDIRMPGLSGVELLMETRKIQPDIKVIVMTAYGSDEIRQDVMAKGAISYLEKPFDFDQILNVILEKEKGGEEETLKNLTLQQFLQLVAMEGKSCEIVVTTSEGEGKIFFEDGEVINASIGNLRGEEAFTRIMREPESSFKVKWGSPKVKREIQKPFHALLLSAAVQKDEEVVGQEEISGLDLQALSELFKDEGVAEGEAEEKVQVPEAEESFEVKIEELPAEVEEKAAEEAGVEEKEEGTVTLEEVESLLEGLSVGAAPAEEEKVEVKIEEVSEKESKVPANEKKVAESEVEAATSEVSAVSSKLSQELKEKFSAVVKEISDIQALVAVDGEGNILNVVERVTTGITQVIKTWAPAFRNIIQIASKTPVGTIRDITLSSDKHHLLITEAKNGNLIVIAVIPIKSMKIALVKIKVKELIAELAKAI